One genomic region from Deltaproteobacteria bacterium encodes:
- a CDS encoding acyltransferase produces the protein MADLNPAQSALCSVLFHAQPLLSNLRSFLAQFLIYEPALRYRCRGLGDGLRLEGAAPRIDGDGIIDIGEGVQFGSNMHFVLAGSATDPACLTLKNHITFFGQQVIGVARSVTIGNHCWIGGNIFDNDVHPFALTPHPGPIGGVTYASAPVVIEDDVWVGLRATILKGVTLRRGAIVGAGAVVTESVPPYTVVAGNPARVIRQLRRGD, from the coding sequence ATGGCCGACCTTAATCCTGCCCAATCGGCGCTGTGCAGCGTGCTTTTCCACGCCCAGCCGCTACTATCCAACCTGCGCTCGTTCCTGGCCCAGTTCCTCATCTACGAGCCGGCCTTGCGCTACCGCTGCCGCGGGCTGGGTGACGGGCTACGGCTCGAGGGGGCCGCGCCCCGGATCGACGGCGACGGCATAATCGACATCGGCGAAGGTGTGCAGTTCGGGTCGAACATGCACTTCGTGCTCGCCGGCAGCGCCACCGATCCGGCCTGTCTCACGCTGAAGAACCACATCACCTTCTTCGGCCAGCAGGTCATCGGCGTGGCGCGCTCGGTTACCATCGGCAATCACTGTTGGATTGGCGGCAACATCTTCGACAATGATGTCCACCCTTTCGCTCTGACCCCACATCCTGGGCCGATCGGGGGCGTCACGTACGCCAGCGCCCCCGTCGTGATCGAGGACGACGTTTGGGTCGGGCTGCGCGCCACCATACTCAAGGGCGTCACGCTGCGCCGGGGTGCCATCGTCGGTGCCGGTGCCGTTGTCACGGAAAGTGTTCCACCCTACACGGTGGTGGCAGGCAATCCCGCGCGCGTGATCCGGCAACTGCGGCGGGGGGACTGA
- a CDS encoding flippase has product MSTPRRLLSNTAVVVAGAAVQRLLHFCTTVVLARGLGHEQFGIYSFVAAYMFIFTFLVDLGFERVITREIARQPKRAGELIGTGFAIRGVLSVVVAALAIAVAWALGLPQLAQWCVLLAALGMPLSIEILVRGFFQTRFAMHYVYLLTLPGQLAFVALAGVVIWLGGDVRAVMAVSLVTGVLTVALILRVALPQIGVVWRPNPALLRYLWRESWELGAVTLLLLISMRLDQLLLYWLRGVHEVAQYSVAVKVTEALNLIPESVMVTVFPLLAATERSAPERFRRIYQLAVRYLVALVLPVALVLTLARDALIAVLFGDAYAGAAGALVLLAWWMFFSYTAAVYLNLMIVHSQQRIMAVVSAIAVAVNITLNLLLIPRWGAAGAAAANLVSSATSFVAFALAPQTRAIMQVCCAESVRPLAAVLATGVVVWLLAAPQWQLAAAVPLYVTALVITGGIDRRDWAWVNRLREPTA; this is encoded by the coding sequence GTGAGCACCCCGCGCCGTCTGCTGTCGAACACCGCTGTGGTGGTGGCGGGCGCGGCGGTCCAGCGGCTGCTGCATTTTTGCACCACCGTAGTGCTGGCGCGCGGCCTCGGCCACGAACAATTCGGCATCTACTCGTTCGTCGCGGCGTACATGTTCATCTTCACCTTTCTGGTCGATCTCGGTTTTGAACGGGTCATCACCCGCGAGATCGCCCGGCAGCCGAAGCGCGCCGGTGAGTTGATCGGCACCGGCTTCGCCATCCGTGGCGTCTTGTCCGTGGTGGTGGCGGCGTTGGCTATCGCAGTGGCGTGGGCGCTGGGTCTGCCGCAGCTGGCGCAATGGTGCGTGCTGCTGGCTGCTTTGGGCATGCCGCTGTCGATCGAAATACTGGTCCGGGGCTTCTTCCAGACGCGCTTCGCTATGCACTACGTCTACCTCCTCACGCTGCCAGGGCAGCTGGCGTTCGTCGCCCTTGCCGGGGTCGTGATTTGGCTCGGTGGCGACGTGCGGGCGGTGATGGCGGTGTCGCTCGTCACCGGTGTGCTGACGGTGGCTTTGATCCTGCGCGTCGCGCTGCCGCAGATCGGGGTGGTCTGGCGCCCCAATCCGGCGCTGCTGCGCTATCTCTGGCGCGAGTCGTGGGAGTTGGGAGCGGTGACGCTGCTGCTGCTTATCAGCATGCGGCTGGATCAGCTGCTGCTGTATTGGCTACGGGGTGTGCACGAGGTGGCACAGTACTCGGTGGCGGTGAAGGTCACCGAGGCGCTCAACCTGATTCCCGAGTCGGTGATGGTGACGGTATTTCCGTTGTTGGCGGCGACTGAGCGCTCCGCACCGGAGCGTTTCCGCCGCATCTATCAGCTGGCGGTCCGTTACTTGGTGGCGCTGGTACTGCCGGTAGCGCTGGTGCTGACGCTGGCCCGCGACGCCCTGATTGCCGTGCTGTTCGGGGATGCTTACGCCGGGGCCGCTGGAGCGCTGGTTCTACTGGCGTGGTGGATGTTCTTCTCCTACACCGCGGCGGTGTACCTGAATCTGATGATCGTGCACAGCCAGCAGCGCATCATGGCGGTGGTCAGCGCTATTGCGGTTGCCGTGAATATCACGCTCAACTTGTTATTGATCCCACGTTGGGGCGCCGCAGGCGCCGCCGCCGCCAACCTGGTGAGCAGCGCGACCAGCTTCGTGGCGTTCGCTTTGGCGCCACAGACGCGGGCGATCATGCAGGTCTGCTGTGCCGAATCCGTACGGCCGCTGGCGGCAGTGCTGGCCACCGGCGTAGTCGTGTGGCTGCTGGCAGCGCCTCAGTGGCAACTGGCCGCAGCCGTACCGCTGTACGTCACCGCCCTCGTCATTACCGGCGGCATTGATCGGCGCGATTGGGCGTGGGTAAACCGGCTGCGGGAGCCGACAGCCTGA
- a CDS encoding acyltransferase, with product MAGNAVHPLVRLTWQLERLRGRVHLPLPRWLCGLLFHSRLLLEGFCSGVAQVLIYEPGLRYRCRRVGAGLRLDRPGPRVMGNGVIDIGDDVTIGGGSFLLVGLGLPEPPRLCIGDHVRLGLRNIVSAVRGVSIGNHVHTGPGVCIYDNDMHPLDPELRRARLGDPAAVKGAPIVIEDHVRIGANALILKGVTLGRSAVVLAGAVVTEDVPPGGIAAGNPAQLVGRRPDADTAAGG from the coding sequence ATGGCCGGTAACGCAGTGCACCCGTTGGTGCGTCTCACCTGGCAGCTCGAGCGCCTGCGCGGGCGCGTGCATCTCCCGCTGCCACGTTGGCTGTGCGGGCTGCTTTTCCACAGCCGTCTGCTGCTGGAGGGGTTTTGCTCGGGTGTGGCGCAGGTGCTGATCTATGAACCGGGCTTGCGCTATCGTTGCCGGCGTGTCGGTGCCGGCCTTCGTCTCGATCGCCCCGGCCCGCGGGTGATGGGCAACGGTGTCATCGACATCGGCGACGATGTCACAATCGGAGGGGGCTCGTTCCTTCTGGTCGGACTCGGCTTGCCGGAACCGCCACGGCTTTGCATTGGCGACCACGTCCGACTCGGCCTGCGCAACATCGTCTCAGCAGTCCGCGGCGTCAGCATCGGCAACCACGTTCACACCGGGCCCGGGGTATGCATCTACGACAACGACATGCACCCGCTCGACCCCGAGCTGCGCCGGGCGCGCTTGGGCGACCCGGCGGCGGTAAAGGGCGCCCCGATTGTAATTGAAGATCACGTTCGCATCGGGGCCAACGCACTGATACTCAAGGGCGTCACTCTGGGTCGCAGCGCCGTGGTGCTCGCTGGTGCGGTGGTGACTGAAGATGTGCCGCCCGGCGGGATCGCGGCAGGCAATCCCGCGCAGCTGGTTGGCCGCAGGCCGGATGCCGACACCGCCGCGGGCGGCTGA
- a CDS encoding methyltransferase domain-containing protein — MPFAIYVPFFPGHEPNVIFSREAEIADYSAYLALAEQTTSAAVFEAEVPADGPVVDAGCGGGRWLVRLHQRGRRMIGLDMHRPVLQHLREQAPAVPVLCAAVTALPFQADALAALISLGVVEHTEAGPAAALREFARVLRPGGRLLLSVPFNNLLRRLVVNHWYRRYNSRWAGRGYYFVEYRFTRREILAALRRAGIRPLSCHPHDLKPPHNVGLVADLNMLSIRFEQEGAALRLRLPHGGEWRLQGWRALAARLLYRFSPWLGAAEILVVAEKPGASR; from the coding sequence ATGCCCTTTGCCATCTACGTCCCGTTCTTTCCCGGTCACGAGCCTAATGTGATTTTCAGCCGCGAGGCCGAGATTGCCGACTACTCGGCGTATCTCGCCCTGGCCGAGCAAACGACCTCGGCCGCGGTGTTCGAGGCGGAAGTGCCGGCTGACGGACCGGTCGTCGATGCCGGCTGCGGCGGCGGCCGCTGGCTGGTGCGCCTCCATCAGCGTGGCCGCCGCATGATCGGCTTGGACATGCACCGGCCGGTGCTGCAGCACCTGCGCGAGCAGGCGCCGGCGGTGCCGGTGCTCTGCGCAGCGGTGACGGCGCTGCCGTTCCAGGCCGACGCGCTGGCGGCGCTGATTTCGCTCGGCGTCGTCGAACACACCGAAGCCGGGCCGGCGGCGGCACTGCGCGAGTTTGCCCGCGTCCTGCGTCCGGGCGGCCGCTTACTATTGTCGGTTCCCTTCAACAACCTGCTGCGGCGACTGGTGGTGAACCATTGGTATCGGCGCTACAACAGCCGGTGGGCCGGGCGCGGCTACTACTTTGTCGAGTACCGCTTCACGCGCCGTGAGATTCTGGCTGCGCTGCGCCGCGCCGGAATTCGTCCCCTGAGCTGCCACCCGCACGATCTCAAGCCGCCACACAACGTCGGCCTGGTGGCGGACCTCAACATGCTGTCGATTCGCTTCGAGCAAGAGGGCGCCGCCCTGCGGTTGCGCCTGCCGCACGGTGGCGAGTGGCGCTTGCAAGGCTGGCGGGCGTTGGCGGCGCGACTGCTGTATCGGTTCTCGCCTTGGCTGGGTGCGGCCGAAATCCTGGTGGTGGCGGAGAAGCCAGGAGCCTCACGGTGA
- a CDS encoding glycosyltransferase family 2 protein, which produces MRVAVVIPMWNQLELTQRCLRSVAALKRPADQVIVVDNGSADNARNGLQASWPDVVVERLECNRGFAGGCNAGIRRALAEGADAVLLLNNDAIAAPTLLDELLAVLNQHQRIAAVGAKTLTDESPPRIHAAYGVVTFHGSLVRVEGWLEPSIDKFSQTRDVDSVSGAAMLLRRSALAAIGLFDEDFFAYHEDVDWCARARRYGWRIRYAPAGLVYHRMHASTGGGYVSPITYLIARNSVLFVRKNASARQKATFAVYTLGNLLKEAVYRCRMRELAGYRLRLRGLRDGLLGRPVPLRALGLSASPSTEGSSAAK; this is translated from the coding sequence TGACGCAGCGCTGCCTGCGGAGCGTCGCCGCCCTCAAGCGGCCCGCCGACCAGGTGATCGTCGTCGACAACGGCTCCGCCGATAATGCGCGCAATGGGTTGCAAGCGAGTTGGCCGGACGTCGTGGTCGAGCGGCTGGAGTGCAATCGCGGCTTCGCCGGTGGCTGCAACGCCGGCATCAGGCGCGCGCTGGCGGAAGGCGCGGACGCCGTCTTGCTCCTGAACAACGACGCGATCGCCGCCCCGACTCTGCTCGACGAATTGCTCGCCGTCCTCAACCAGCATCAACGGATCGCAGCGGTCGGCGCCAAGACGCTGACCGATGAGTCGCCCCCGCGCATTCATGCGGCGTACGGAGTGGTGACGTTTCACGGCTCGCTGGTTCGAGTTGAAGGCTGGCTGGAGCCCAGCATCGACAAATTCAGCCAGACGCGCGACGTCGACAGCGTCAGCGGCGCCGCCATGCTGCTGCGGCGCAGTGCGCTGGCGGCGATCGGGCTCTTCGACGAGGACTTCTTCGCCTACCACGAGGACGTGGACTGGTGCGCCCGCGCGCGGCGCTACGGCTGGCGCATTCGCTACGCCCCGGCCGGGCTGGTATATCACCGCATGCATGCGTCCACCGGAGGCGGATACGTGAGCCCGATCACCTACTTGATCGCCCGCAACAGCGTGCTGTTCGTGCGCAAGAACGCCAGCGCGCGGCAAAAGGCCACCTTCGCGGTCTACACCCTGGGCAACCTGCTCAAGGAAGCCGTCTACCGTTGTCGAATGCGCGAACTCGCGGGCTACCGGCTGCGCTTGCGCGGGTTGCGCGACGGACTGCTCGGCCGGCCGGTACCGCTGCGCGCGCTCGGACTGTCGGCATCCCCGAGCACTGAAGGGTCTTCGGCGGCGAAATGA
- a CDS encoding glycosyltransferase family 2 protein yields the protein MTTPKVAIVILNWNGRDDVLNCVATLPRLTYPNYVATVVDNASSDGSVAALRERFAQQRVLVMEKNLGFCGGNNRGIQDALAQGAEYVLLLNNDTELHPQLVTELVRAAETDPQIAAVGAKNLRMENRAEVWGAYGELTYGKELVRVVGQDAVDGPAFSGMRDADWVIGNGIMMSRKAIEAVGGFDEGFFGYHEDVDWCMRARKQGFRIVFNGDAVIYHKGFGAAHPGRPIPFPVLYFLGRNGIFFARKHGTLWQRARLTVLFFADLTRLLIAGVIRRERLKPYLWLLRGFVDGVTGRLPLRALKLQ from the coding sequence GTGACAACTCCCAAGGTGGCGATCGTCATCCTCAACTGGAACGGCCGCGACGACGTGCTCAACTGCGTCGCTACGCTGCCTCGCCTGACCTACCCGAACTACGTGGCGACGGTGGTGGATAACGCTTCGAGCGACGGCAGCGTGGCGGCGTTGCGCGAGCGCTTTGCGCAGCAGCGCGTGCTGGTGATGGAGAAGAACCTCGGCTTTTGCGGCGGTAACAACCGCGGTATACAAGACGCCTTGGCCCAGGGTGCAGAGTACGTGCTGTTGCTGAACAACGACACCGAACTCCATCCGCAGCTGGTGACCGAGCTGGTGCGCGCCGCCGAAACTGACCCGCAAATCGCCGCAGTCGGAGCCAAGAATCTGCGTATGGAGAATCGGGCGGAAGTCTGGGGAGCGTACGGCGAGCTGACCTACGGCAAGGAATTGGTGCGGGTCGTTGGACAGGACGCGGTCGACGGCCCCGCCTTCAGCGGCATGCGCGACGCCGACTGGGTTATCGGCAACGGCATCATGATGAGCCGTAAAGCCATCGAGGCCGTGGGTGGTTTCGACGAAGGCTTTTTCGGCTACCACGAAGATGTCGACTGGTGCATGCGTGCCCGCAAGCAAGGCTTTCGCATCGTCTTCAATGGCGATGCCGTCATCTATCACAAAGGGTTTGGGGCGGCGCATCCGGGCCGGCCGATCCCCTTCCCGGTGCTGTACTTCCTGGGCCGCAACGGCATCTTCTTCGCCCGCAAGCACGGAACGCTTTGGCAACGCGCCCGCTTGACCGTGCTCTTCTTCGCCGACCTGACACGGCTGCTGATCGCGGGGGTGATACGGCGCGAGCGGCTCAAGCCCTACCTGTGGCTGCTGCGCGGTTTCGTCGATGGCGTCACCGGGCGCTTACCACTGCGAGCACTGAAGCTGCAGTAG
- a CDS encoding sulfatase-like hydrolase/transferase, translating into MRRALLPIAAVAMFTGAAVLYHQLARPRVNLPSERALKPYYRLVDVVVQGAPGQGRVETHDLPAAAITDETRYVLAAPRHARVLLQTRVGVPADGRLVLSAPVPEILEPASRIVIMPQARIGGRWTKLPVQVVGAEAIEGRQFLRVELELPGPARGAQVDVHVDGYVPAEGSTSSVRTAVLPIPPGAEMELAFGILEPAWSQGSVSFSVSACEQADCAVMSSDTLDPGRSSGQGWQHRRLSLAALAGKSVAFVFDTAHAAASERAFSFPVWANPTVYVPSARSRDDVNVILLSIDTLRAQQLPSYGCRYDTAPFIAETFGNGGATFERLVAASATTPPSHMTMFTAVQPCVHGVKGGLEVIPPWLVTVAEVLRAAGFETGAVTEDGALGMSPSFRRGFNTYSENKSADVWFPEGQVDLTFRKAAQWLAQNRDRRFFLFLHTFQVHAPYAPPAAYQHLFTKGDAATRGEPSPPPNRDLIAYSQEMRYTDDELRALLAALAAEGLGANTIFILLSDHGEEFREHGLQGHGDQLYEEVSHVPLMLWGPGHIPAGRRIRVPVGHVDLMPTILELAGVKGAGQGTGTSLVSLLRDPAAEAALAPRALFAEAALPSFEQPHRRPTYMMQIGTRKFLRSWRGGLPVYECYDLAADAGELRNLCAASGKPTDKLAERLDHYEEDCRAQLAGLAQRAAQPVGVAPAEVHLAPEHEEKLRALGYLP; encoded by the coding sequence ATGCGCCGAGCACTCCTGCCCATTGCCGCCGTCGCGATGTTCACCGGGGCCGCCGTGCTCTACCACCAGCTGGCCCGCCCGCGGGTGAACCTCCCGAGTGAGCGAGCGCTCAAGCCATATTACCGCTTGGTGGATGTCGTCGTGCAGGGTGCTCCAGGGCAGGGCAGGGTGGAAACGCATGATTTACCCGCGGCGGCGATCACGGACGAAACTCGCTACGTGCTCGCCGCTCCACGCCACGCTCGTGTCCTGTTGCAGACCCGAGTGGGCGTGCCGGCCGACGGCCGCCTCGTACTCTCCGCCCCAGTACCGGAAATCCTAGAGCCGGCCTCACGCATTGTGATTATGCCGCAAGCCCGCATCGGCGGCCGGTGGACCAAGCTGCCCGTGCAGGTCGTCGGCGCGGAGGCAATCGAGGGCCGGCAGTTCCTGCGGGTTGAACTCGAGCTGCCCGGGCCGGCACGCGGAGCGCAGGTTGACGTGCACGTCGACGGCTATGTGCCGGCCGAAGGAAGCACGAGCAGCGTGCGAACCGCGGTGCTGCCAATTCCACCGGGCGCTGAAATGGAATTGGCTTTCGGAATTCTGGAGCCGGCGTGGAGTCAGGGTAGCGTCTCGTTCTCCGTCAGCGCTTGCGAGCAGGCAGACTGCGCCGTGATGTCTTCCGATACACTCGACCCCGGCCGTAGCAGCGGGCAGGGTTGGCAGCATCGCCGGCTCTCGCTTGCCGCGCTGGCTGGCAAGAGCGTCGCCTTCGTGTTTGACACCGCCCATGCGGCGGCGAGTGAGCGGGCGTTCTCTTTCCCGGTGTGGGCCAACCCAACTGTGTATGTTCCATCGGCTCGTAGCCGCGACGATGTGAACGTGATCTTGCTGTCGATCGACACGCTCAGAGCGCAACAGCTGCCAAGCTACGGCTGCCGCTACGACACCGCGCCTTTCATTGCGGAGACCTTCGGCAACGGCGGGGCGACCTTCGAGCGGCTGGTGGCCGCCTCTGCCACCACCCCGCCGTCCCACATGACGATGTTCACGGCGGTGCAGCCGTGCGTGCATGGCGTGAAAGGCGGGCTCGAGGTCATCCCGCCGTGGCTGGTTACCGTAGCCGAGGTGCTGCGGGCGGCGGGATTCGAGACCGGCGCCGTGACCGAAGACGGGGCCCTGGGAATGAGCCCGAGCTTTCGCCGCGGATTCAACACCTACAGTGAAAACAAGAGCGCTGACGTCTGGTTTCCCGAAGGGCAGGTTGATCTCACCTTCAGAAAGGCGGCGCAATGGCTGGCGCAGAACCGGGATCGGCGCTTCTTTCTGTTTCTGCACACCTTTCAGGTCCACGCCCCCTACGCCCCGCCGGCAGCCTACCAACATCTGTTCACCAAGGGTGATGCCGCCACTCGGGGCGAGCCGTCGCCACCGCCAAACCGTGATCTGATCGCTTACAGTCAGGAGATGCGCTACACCGACGATGAGCTGCGCGCGCTGTTGGCTGCGCTCGCGGCCGAGGGGCTAGGCGCCAACACCATCTTCATCCTGCTCTCCGACCACGGCGAGGAGTTTCGCGAACATGGGCTGCAAGGACATGGCGACCAGCTCTACGAGGAGGTGTCGCACGTGCCGCTGATGTTGTGGGGACCGGGGCACATACCGGCGGGGCGCCGCATTCGTGTTCCCGTCGGGCACGTCGATCTGATGCCGACGATTTTGGAGCTCGCGGGAGTGAAGGGGGCAGGGCAGGGGACCGGCACGAGCCTGGTAAGCCTGCTACGAGACCCCGCCGCCGAGGCGGCGCTGGCGCCGCGCGCGCTCTTCGCCGAGGCCGCGCTGCCGAGCTTCGAGCAGCCCCATCGCCGGCCCACGTACATGATGCAAATCGGCACGAGGAAGTTCCTGCGCTCCTGGCGCGGCGGGCTGCCGGTGTACGAGTGCTACGATCTTGCAGCCGATGCCGGCGAACTGCGTAACCTCTGTGCCGCCAGCGGGAAGCCCACGGACAAGCTGGCCGAGCGTCTCGATCACTACGAAGAGGATTGCCGCGCCCAACTCGCCGGCCTGGCGCAGCGGGCCGCGCAGCCGGTGGGCGTGGCCCCGGCCGAGGTCCATCTAGCCCCCGAGCACGAGGAGAAGCTGCGGGCACTCGGCTATCTGCCGTAA